A window from Chitinophaga filiformis encodes these proteins:
- a CDS encoding RagB/SusD family nutrient uptake outer membrane protein yields MTLAYKSFRYLYTGLLLLAVGTGCNKAVEIDPPTSRIVSQEAFSGNASATSVVTGQYSAMISNRGFVSGINGISMLEGMAADEITNYLPAVMGSTLQEFYTNTYNVGGSYFWNEFYQRLYTCNVTIEGVTASGGLSTAVKQQLLGEAKFLRALIYFYAVNIYGDVPLALSTDYRVNNTLSRASKDQVYAQIIADLKDAQSLMGETYFKGITAGTTERARPNKLAATALLARVYLYQKDWANAEAQATAVISNGVYQLEQDLNKTFTSTTKEAIWYLLTVDPINYATYDAQAFIPYTNPPGVTPNLPGALSTSLVNSFEQGDARRDKWVGTFVANGTTYYYPFKYQKNPSGTPEALLVLRLSEQYLIRAEARAQLGNITGANSAQSDLDAIRSKALLPGTTATDKDAMLTAIAQERRIELFTEWGHRWFDLVRTDKIDELMTVLAPQKGGVWDPNHKVLPIPYSETQLNPNIKQNPGYSN; encoded by the coding sequence ATGACATTAGCATATAAATCGTTCCGTTACCTGTACACTGGTCTCCTGCTGCTGGCGGTAGGTACAGGCTGTAATAAAGCGGTGGAGATAGATCCGCCTACATCCAGGATCGTAAGCCAGGAAGCCTTTTCAGGCAATGCATCTGCTACATCTGTCGTAACAGGTCAGTACAGCGCCATGATCAGTAATCGTGGTTTCGTGAGCGGCATCAATGGCATCAGTATGCTGGAAGGGATGGCAGCCGATGAGATCACCAACTACCTGCCCGCTGTGATGGGTAGTACACTACAGGAGTTCTACACCAACACTTACAATGTAGGCGGCAGTTACTTCTGGAATGAGTTCTATCAGCGTTTATATACCTGTAACGTGACGATAGAAGGCGTTACCGCCTCCGGGGGGCTTTCAACGGCCGTTAAACAGCAGTTGCTGGGAGAAGCGAAATTCTTACGTGCGCTTATCTACTTCTATGCAGTGAATATTTACGGAGATGTACCGCTGGCACTGAGCACCGATTACCGGGTCAATAATACGCTGTCACGCGCATCGAAAGACCAGGTATATGCACAGATCATTGCCGACCTGAAAGACGCGCAATCGCTGATGGGAGAAACTTATTTCAAAGGCATCACTGCCGGCACTACGGAAAGGGCACGCCCGAACAAGCTGGCTGCGACAGCGCTCCTGGCACGCGTTTATCTTTACCAGAAAGACTGGGCCAATGCCGAAGCGCAAGCCACTGCTGTGATCAGCAACGGTGTTTATCAGCTGGAACAGGATCTTAATAAAACATTTACATCCACAACAAAAGAAGCCATCTGGTACCTGCTGACGGTGGATCCTATTAACTATGCCACTTATGATGCGCAGGCATTCATTCCGTACACCAATCCACCGGGAGTGACACCTAATCTACCTGGAGCGCTCAGTACTTCTCTCGTAAACAGCTTCGAACAGGGAGATGCCCGTCGCGATAAATGGGTAGGCACCTTTGTAGCCAATGGCACTACCTATTATTATCCATTCAAGTATCAGAAAAACCCAAGCGGTACACCTGAAGCATTGCTGGTGTTACGCCTGTCGGAGCAATACCTGATCCGTGCAGAAGCAAGGGCACAACTGGGGAATATCACAGGCGCAAATAGCGCCCAGTCAGACCTCGATGCCATCCGTAGCAAGGCCTTATTGCCTGGCACCACCGCTACAGATAAAGACGCGATGCTGACAGCCATTGCACAGGAACGTAGGATTGAGCTGTTCACCGAATGGGGACACCGCTGGTTTGACCTGGTACGTACGGATAAGATCGACGAGCTGATGACGGTACTTGCCCCGCAGAAAGGCGGTGTATGGGATCCCAATCATAAGGTATTACCCATACCGTACAGTGAAACACAACTCAATCCGAATATTAAACAGAATCCGGGTTATAGCAATTAA
- a CDS encoding FecR family protein, with translation MNLSEAILHVAKLAEGQTVTEEETTRFRQWFLLEASEEELQELASAHEAVLMEVQEPVYNNKEIVNNIYSRLTAYCQAEVSAMEESNRQEAIVRKIRKRNYWWAAAASLLIAGGASIWIFRPVQHNPVAIVQSTELEPGGNKAILTLANGQQIVLDNLAKGNIPVQGGVTITKADSGAIAYIGTGDNVQYHTLSTPRGGQFQLTLPDGSKVWLNSASSIRYPTAFTGTERKVEMTGEGYFEVAPDAAKPFTVKAGKIDVHVLGTGFNIMAYADENAIRTTLVSGSVKVQTGNAATVLTPGVQASLAPNEQAFKTSRPDLAEVLAWKNGQFRFNRTGIKNIMRQVERWYDVDVSYEGNVDNIEFQGILSRKVNAKALLETLEATGEVHFRIEGDHISVIPGAKK, from the coding sequence ATGAATCTATCTGAAGCCATATTACACGTTGCAAAACTGGCGGAGGGACAAACCGTAACTGAGGAGGAAACAACCAGGTTCCGGCAATGGTTCCTCCTGGAAGCGAGCGAAGAAGAACTGCAGGAACTGGCGAGCGCACATGAAGCTGTATTGATGGAGGTGCAGGAGCCGGTCTATAATAATAAAGAGATTGTCAACAATATATATAGCCGGCTGACGGCCTACTGCCAGGCTGAAGTAAGCGCCATGGAAGAAAGCAACAGACAGGAAGCCATTGTCAGGAAGATCAGGAAGCGGAATTATTGGTGGGCCGCGGCGGCTTCATTATTAATAGCCGGAGGTGCATCCATATGGATATTCCGGCCTGTACAGCACAATCCGGTAGCCATCGTACAAAGTACTGAACTGGAACCGGGCGGCAATAAAGCCATTCTTACACTGGCGAACGGCCAGCAGATCGTTCTGGACAACCTGGCTAAGGGCAATATACCCGTACAGGGAGGTGTGACTATCACTAAAGCAGATAGCGGCGCTATCGCTTACATAGGAACAGGGGACAATGTGCAGTATCACACGCTGTCCACTCCGCGGGGTGGACAGTTCCAACTCACATTACCGGACGGGTCAAAGGTCTGGTTGAACTCAGCCTCATCCATACGTTATCCAACGGCATTCACCGGCACTGAAAGGAAAGTGGAAATGACCGGGGAAGGATATTTCGAGGTCGCCCCTGACGCCGCCAAACCCTTTACCGTGAAAGCGGGCAAAATTGATGTGCATGTATTGGGCACAGGATTTAACATTATGGCTTATGCCGACGAAAATGCCATCCGTACAACGTTGGTAAGCGGATCGGTAAAGGTACAGACAGGCAATGCTGCAACGGTATTGACACCAGGTGTTCAGGCGAGCCTGGCGCCAAATGAACAGGCCTTTAAAACATCCCGGCCGGACCTGGCGGAAGTGCTGGCATGGAAGAACGGGCAGTTCCGTTTCAATCGTACCGGCATTAAGAACATCATGCGACAAGTGGAACGCTGGTACGATGTGGATGTGAGTTATGAAGGGAACGTAGACAATATAGAATTCCAGGGCATCTTATCGCGCAAAGTAAATGCGAAAGCATTGCTGGAAACATTGGAAGCAACGGGAGAAGTGCATTTCAGGATTGAAGGAGATCATATCAGCGTTATACCAGGCGCTAAAAAATAA
- a CDS encoding RNA polymerase sigma factor, protein MCFTPLPQLSLSAPIVHTRIAEEEERNLLQNVAAGDWQAFTRLYEAYSPLILHYLQVYLADKHDVEEIGQEVFLKVWKKRELLVTVRSFKSYVFIMARNALNDFLKAQQALIQKQAGYSKDYVQPHYSADDKLITDQYESIARTALETLPEKQRQIFLLRTRDEMTIQEIADMLGMSVGGVHKSLQQATNYLKEYLAKNGINFTLLLLILFFQP, encoded by the coding sequence TTGTGCTTTACGCCTTTACCACAATTGTCATTGTCAGCGCCTATTGTTCATACACGAATAGCAGAAGAAGAGGAAAGAAATTTACTCCAAAATGTTGCAGCCGGTGACTGGCAGGCCTTCACGCGCCTTTACGAGGCATATTCCCCCCTTATATTACATTACCTCCAGGTGTACCTGGCAGACAAACATGATGTGGAAGAAATAGGTCAGGAAGTATTCCTGAAGGTCTGGAAGAAAAGGGAATTACTGGTAACGGTACGTTCTTTTAAGAGCTATGTATTCATCATGGCCAGGAATGCCCTGAATGATTTCCTGAAGGCGCAGCAGGCCTTAATACAGAAACAGGCGGGCTACAGCAAGGATTATGTACAACCGCATTACAGTGCAGACGATAAACTGATCACCGACCAATACGAATCCATCGCCCGTACGGCCCTTGAAACACTCCCCGAAAAGCAACGCCAGATCTTCCTTTTACGCACGAGAGATGAAATGACCATCCAGGAAATTGCAGATATGCTGGGCATGTCTGTAGGCGGCGTACATAAATCACTGCAGCAGGCCACCAACTATCTAAAAGAATATCTGGCAAAGAATGGCATTAACTTTACCCTGCTGCTCCTGATACTTTTCTTCCAGCCCTGA
- a CDS encoding family 16 glycosylhydrolase, producing MKKQTFSGLLSLLLLAAALTSCTKENQAEQAPKLSAGDKALGAAAAAKSYELVWSDEFDGTSLNTSKWGYENGNLGVNNEKQFYQTQNVAVTGGNLVITARKETVQGQPYTSGRINSNGKFSTQYGRIEARIKLPGVQGLWPAFWMLGNSISTGAGWPRCGEIDIMEQVNTSNTILGTIHWWNTAYTYYSGNTTTTATDFHVYAVEWDASSIRWYVDGLEYHIANIQNNINGTEEFHAPFFILLNVAVGGNLPGNNINDGALPASMLVDYVRVYNITQTPGGGAPIGTTISIRGNNGSFVSGENGQQAMNCNRATAQGWEQFTIVDAGGGKVALQSMGKYVSSENGAQAMTCNRTSIQDWEKFDWIDNGDGTFSLRGNNGAYVSSENGVQAMTCNRTTIQGWEKFTY from the coding sequence ATGAAAAAACAAACCTTCTCCGGGCTTCTGAGCCTCCTGTTGCTGGCCGCTGCCCTAACATCCTGTACTAAAGAAAACCAGGCCGAACAGGCGCCAAAACTTTCTGCCGGCGACAAAGCATTAGGTGCTGCTGCAGCTGCCAAGTCTTACGAATTGGTATGGTCTGACGAATTTGACGGTACCAGCCTGAATACTTCCAAATGGGGGTATGAAAATGGTAACCTGGGTGTCAACAACGAAAAGCAATTCTATCAAACCCAGAACGTTGCCGTTACCGGTGGTAACCTGGTGATCACTGCACGTAAAGAAACCGTACAGGGACAACCCTATACTTCCGGTCGTATCAACAGCAATGGTAAATTCTCTACACAGTACGGCCGTATCGAGGCCCGCATCAAACTTCCGGGTGTACAAGGCTTATGGCCTGCTTTCTGGATGCTGGGCAACAGCATCAGCACTGGCGCCGGCTGGCCCCGTTGCGGCGAGATCGACATCATGGAACAGGTGAATACCAGCAATACCATCCTGGGTACTATCCACTGGTGGAATACTGCCTATACTTATTATAGCGGTAACACAACTACCACTGCTACCGATTTCCATGTTTATGCGGTAGAATGGGATGCTTCCTCTATCCGCTGGTATGTAGATGGATTGGAATACCATATCGCTAATATCCAGAACAACATCAACGGTACAGAAGAATTCCATGCACCGTTCTTCATCCTCCTGAACGTTGCCGTAGGTGGTAACCTGCCAGGTAATAATATCAATGACGGCGCACTGCCTGCCAGCATGCTGGTCGACTACGTAAGGGTATATAATATCACCCAGACACCCGGTGGCGGCGCGCCCATAGGCACTACTATCTCTATCAGGGGTAACAATGGCTCTTTCGTGAGCGGAGAGAACGGTCAGCAGGCAATGAACTGTAACCGTGCTACTGCCCAGGGATGGGAACAATTTACCATTGTTGATGCCGGTGGTGGTAAAGTAGCGCTTCAGAGCATGGGTAAATACGTTTCTTCCGAAAACGGCGCCCAGGCAATGACGTGTAACCGTACCTCCATCCAGGACTGGGAGAAATTCGACTGGATCGACAATGGCGACGGTACCTTCTCCCTGCGTGGCAACAACGGTGCTTACGTTTCTTCCGAGAACGGCGTACAGGCAATGACCTGCAACCGTACTACCATCCAGGGTTGGGAGAAATTTACTTATTAA
- a CDS encoding TonB-dependent receptor has translation MKLIIPLILVAVLHVSGATYAQKVTISKKKAALTDIFKAISEQTGREFLASPTLLEKTQPVDINVKDQEISEFLPALLAKQGLAYSILNNVIVITRDPKSFFPVAPVTVAATDPPKLVKGWVVDPAGMRLPGATVMLKGTRKGTTTDANGYFELKVEEGTENAELTISYTGYIIKTATVSLKAPTFIYLKPSTSELDQVQVIAYGTTTKRFSTGNVATVTAADIAKNPVSNPLLALSGRVSGLVINQTTGMPGGAVSVQLRGRNSIASGNDILYIIDGVPFKGGTSGSVNSALAQGNLLDLVNPADIESIDVLKDADATSIYGSRGANGVILITTKKGKPGRTQVNLTAYTGVSKITRMPEYMNLQQYLQMRREAFANDNAKPGMLDYDVNGTWDTTRYTNWQKLILGGSAHTSDVQGSMAGGSDNIQYLVGGGYHREDPIMPTNGALKKGAAHFSISGMSNDRKLSVSAGGIYVSNTNNITPLDPTFNIRLLAPDAPAIYNPDGTLNWENGTFDNPYAALLQPYLGRANNLNGNVTIGYRPIKGMNIKVSAGYENVAQREYVGSPLSISNPFKSAGRQATARYRNANYNGWNIEPQATYNFSLGKGNVETLLGATFRREQNENLTQNGVGYASDALLQNPQAAATMTIEDFGNNENKYTATFGRIKYNWANKYLLSLNGRYDGSSRFGPDSRFHFFWSAGGGWIFSEEKAVKELLPFMSFGKLRGSYGTTGNDNIGDYAFLDLYKSLGFSYQGDKGLQAIALFNPDLAWEATRKIEGAIDLGFLHDRILVTASYYRNRSNNQLLPFQLSAVTGFGSIQRNLPAVVQNTGWEFELHTINMKGKNFEWSSFLNISLPRNKLTEYPGLTPDDPNFIIGKPLGITRVYQYAGVDPQTGTYRFINSEGKSVATPDQKTAFIDPTVKYYGGFQNSIRYKGWTLDFLFQFEQHMVKNPLLNGITPPGFMGNQLASIALDRWQKPGDVTDIPKYTQNIFGYLPWALYARSSTLAYSDAPFLRLKNVSFSYQLPAKWLQKARLQQVTLFAQGQNLLTFTKKEFRDFDPESGGLNLSPMKTFTGGLKVTL, from the coding sequence ATGAAATTAATCATCCCGCTTATCCTTGTTGCGGTGCTCCATGTAAGTGGAGCCACCTATGCGCAGAAGGTGACGATAAGCAAAAAAAAGGCGGCACTGACAGATATCTTCAAAGCCATCAGTGAACAGACGGGGAGAGAATTTCTGGCCAGTCCTACCCTGCTGGAAAAAACGCAGCCGGTGGATATTAATGTAAAGGACCAGGAGATCAGTGAATTTCTGCCGGCTTTACTGGCGAAACAAGGACTTGCTTATTCCATTCTCAACAATGTGATCGTCATCACCAGGGATCCCAAATCATTCTTTCCTGTAGCACCTGTCACGGTTGCAGCAACTGATCCGCCCAAGCTGGTGAAGGGATGGGTAGTCGATCCTGCAGGCATGCGACTGCCGGGAGCTACCGTCATGCTGAAAGGCACACGCAAAGGTACTACTACCGACGCCAACGGGTATTTCGAACTGAAGGTGGAGGAAGGTACAGAGAATGCAGAACTGACCATCTCTTATACTGGCTACATCATCAAAACTGCCACTGTAAGCCTTAAAGCGCCCACCTTCATTTACCTGAAACCTTCTACCAGTGAGCTGGACCAGGTACAGGTGATCGCTTATGGCACTACCACCAAACGTTTCAGCACAGGTAATGTGGCAACGGTGACAGCAGCAGATATCGCGAAGAACCCGGTAAGTAATCCCTTACTGGCCTTGTCAGGCCGGGTATCCGGCCTGGTGATCAACCAGACCACCGGTATGCCCGGAGGCGCTGTGAGTGTACAATTGCGTGGGCGTAATTCCATTGCGTCCGGTAATGACATCCTCTATATCATAGACGGGGTACCATTTAAGGGCGGTACTTCTGGTTCAGTGAACAGCGCATTGGCACAGGGCAACCTGCTCGACCTGGTGAACCCTGCGGATATTGAAAGCATCGATGTATTAAAAGATGCGGACGCCACTTCGATCTACGGCTCACGTGGTGCAAACGGTGTGATCCTCATTACTACCAAGAAGGGTAAACCGGGACGTACGCAGGTGAACCTGACCGCTTATACCGGTGTCAGTAAGATCACCCGTATGCCGGAATATATGAACCTGCAGCAATACCTGCAGATGCGCCGTGAAGCCTTTGCGAATGACAATGCAAAACCGGGTATGCTGGATTATGATGTGAACGGCACCTGGGATACCACGCGGTATACTAACTGGCAGAAGCTGATACTGGGAGGTAGTGCACATACTTCCGACGTGCAGGGATCGATGGCAGGTGGATCCGATAATATCCAATACCTTGTTGGCGGCGGCTATCATCGTGAAGATCCCATCATGCCGACAAACGGTGCACTGAAAAAGGGAGCTGCACATTTTAGTATCTCAGGCATGAGCAATGACAGGAAATTAAGCGTAAGCGCGGGGGGTATTTATGTATCCAATACCAACAACATTACCCCGCTTGATCCGACATTCAACATCCGCCTGCTTGCGCCTGATGCACCGGCCATTTACAATCCCGACGGAACACTTAACTGGGAAAACGGCACCTTCGACAATCCCTACGCAGCGCTCTTACAACCCTACCTGGGGCGGGCCAATAATTTGAACGGGAATGTCACCATTGGGTACAGACCCATCAAAGGCATGAACATAAAAGTATCTGCCGGTTACGAGAACGTTGCACAGCGGGAATATGTAGGCAGTCCCCTTTCCATTTCGAATCCTTTTAAATCGGCAGGAAGGCAGGCTACAGCCAGGTACAGGAATGCCAACTATAACGGCTGGAACATAGAGCCACAGGCGACTTATAATTTCAGTCTAGGCAAAGGTAATGTGGAAACATTACTGGGCGCCACCTTCCGCCGCGAGCAGAATGAAAACCTGACGCAGAATGGCGTAGGTTATGCCAGCGACGCACTGCTGCAAAATCCGCAGGCAGCGGCTACGATGACTATCGAGGATTTTGGCAACAATGAAAATAAATACACGGCCACTTTCGGCAGGATCAAATATAACTGGGCCAATAAGTATTTACTCTCTTTAAACGGACGATACGACGGTTCCAGCCGTTTCGGACCTGACAGCAGGTTTCACTTCTTCTGGTCTGCCGGTGGCGGATGGATCTTCTCAGAGGAAAAAGCAGTAAAAGAGCTGTTGCCTTTCATGAGTTTCGGTAAACTGAGAGGAAGTTATGGTACTACGGGTAATGATAACATAGGCGACTATGCCTTCCTGGATCTCTACAAATCATTAGGGTTCAGTTATCAGGGCGATAAGGGCTTACAGGCAATAGCATTATTTAATCCGGACCTGGCATGGGAAGCTACCCGTAAAATAGAAGGCGCCATTGACCTGGGTTTCCTTCACGACAGGATACTGGTAACTGCCTCTTACTATAGGAACCGCAGTAATAACCAGCTGCTGCCATTCCAGTTATCAGCCGTAACCGGCTTTGGTTCCATTCAGCGTAACCTGCCGGCGGTAGTACAAAATACGGGTTGGGAGTTTGAGCTGCACACCATCAATATGAAGGGCAAGAACTTTGAATGGAGCAGTTTCCTGAACATCTCATTACCCCGTAATAAGCTCACAGAATACCCGGGATTAACTCCTGATGATCCGAACTTCATCATTGGTAAACCGCTTGGCATTACCCGGGTGTACCAGTATGCAGGTGTAGATCCTCAGACTGGTACATACCGGTTCATCAACAGTGAGGGCAAGAGCGTGGCAACGCCCGACCAGAAGACCGCCTTTATCGATCCGACTGTAAAGTATTACGGCGGTTTCCAGAACTCGATCCGGTACAAGGGCTGGACACTCGATTTCCTGTTCCAGTTCGAACAGCATATGGTTAAAAACCCCTTGCTGAACGGTATCACGCCGCCCGGTTTTATGGGTAACCAGTTAGCGAGTATAGCCCTGGACCGCTGGCAGAAGCCTGGCGATGTAACAGATATTCCAAAGTATACGCAGAACATATTTGGTTATCTGCCCTGGGCATTGTACGCCAGGTCCAGTACACTGGCCTATTCTGACGCGCCTTTCCTTCGCCTGAAGAATGTTTCCTTCTCTTATCAGCTGCCAGCTAAATGGCTGCAGAAGGCACGTCTTCAACAGGTCACCTTGTTTGCACAGGGTCAGAACCTGCTGACTTTCACGAAGAAGGAATTCCGCGATTTTGATCCGGAATCCGGAGGCCTCAACCTGTCACCGATGAAGACATTTACCGGTGGTCTTAAAGTAACCTTATAA
- a CDS encoding triple tyrosine motif-containing protein: MNKLILLVLSILWTSENLAQQIIGLPPIVSYTRQQYPGSGQTWDLDIDRNGILYFANNEGLMTFNGHSWKLLPVPNHTRLRSVKTDKDGRIYVGAQDDFGYYLADADGVLRYTSLKPAVRDRKDQFADIWDIVLYNGGVFFRGTNKIFYYDHHSVHIYPAPVHWQALCRANNSLYAQDAGRGLMQFKNNAWQPVCTEVADRHLLIREIIGKAPKGEAGQVTVDNNDTLLVCTLKDGIFKLHEGRLYPFQSDATPIFTQNQIYCARPWGDHQLLIGTSYGGCYIIHRETGALIQRFTVAEGLQHNSVLKIFTDPGKNIWLTLDNGIDMVRYNTAVKQILPDNKRYLTTYAATVFDQQLYIGTSDGVFSTPLDGQRDLSFLESRFRQIDNTAGQVWSIAQVEHHLLMGHHEGAFEIKGTKAISLSERTGCWLFQPLSSYMLAGCYNGLQLMRKEGAGLSAARPVKGLFESLRFLTVEDDSIIWASHPYRGVFRMHLDRDTMLRYTLYTQKNGLPADYNNFVFRIRGRMVVATQAGAYEYDAATDRFVPSHWLSPILKDASLQYLSEDATGNVWFISDKMPGVIDFHKPVPEHAYSIVHFPELKGQIVNGFEFLYPYNDENIFVGAEKGMFHINYKHYRQAREQPLVLISQVSAHGKTDSLLFGGYPPMGKQSFKAMPNAFSGFHFEYASPVYSQGNTIEYSYKLSGFDQQWSDWSVKTEKDYTNLPYGHYTFSVKAKDNLGNVSRAAMYSFRILPAWYQTPLARSGYVLLALAVLLWGYIYQKRKFARQQRRYQQKQEQLILRHKFEKEQREKELISLQNEKLTTEVRFKNKELATATMYLLHRGKVLSNIKEELLLAIKKLDPLPDNVFKKVLRLFEEAENNEEDWEQFSRHFDEVHNNFLFTLKRKYPDLSTTDLKLCAYLRINLTTKEIAQSLGISVRGVETSRYRLRKKLELPAETSLYDFLIAITAEPEKPV, encoded by the coding sequence ATGAACAAGCTCATTTTGCTTGTACTGTCTATCCTATGGACAAGTGAAAACCTGGCACAACAGATCATCGGCTTACCCCCTATTGTCAGCTATACCCGGCAGCAATACCCGGGAAGCGGACAAACCTGGGACCTGGACATAGACAGGAACGGTATCCTCTATTTTGCCAACAATGAAGGCCTGATGACCTTTAACGGTCATTCCTGGAAACTGCTGCCCGTTCCCAATCATACCCGGCTGCGTTCTGTGAAGACAGATAAGGACGGGCGTATCTATGTGGGTGCGCAGGACGATTTCGGGTATTACCTGGCCGATGCGGATGGGGTATTACGTTATACCTCCCTCAAACCTGCTGTCAGGGACCGGAAGGACCAGTTTGCAGACATCTGGGACATTGTATTATATAATGGCGGGGTCTTTTTCCGGGGTACCAACAAGATCTTTTATTACGATCATCACAGTGTACATATATATCCTGCCCCCGTACACTGGCAGGCACTGTGCCGGGCTAATAACAGCTTATATGCCCAGGATGCAGGCAGGGGCTTAATGCAGTTTAAAAACAACGCCTGGCAGCCGGTTTGTACAGAAGTGGCCGACAGGCACCTGCTGATCAGGGAGATCATCGGGAAAGCGCCCAAAGGGGAGGCCGGCCAGGTCACTGTTGATAATAATGATACTTTGCTGGTCTGCACATTAAAGGATGGTATTTTTAAACTACACGAGGGGCGGCTCTACCCTTTTCAGAGCGACGCCACACCTATTTTCACCCAAAACCAGATTTACTGCGCACGCCCCTGGGGAGACCACCAATTGCTGATCGGGACTTCTTACGGTGGCTGTTATATCATACACCGGGAAACAGGGGCATTGATCCAGCGCTTTACCGTTGCCGAAGGACTGCAACACAACAGTGTACTGAAGATCTTTACCGACCCGGGAAAGAATATCTGGCTGACGCTGGACAACGGCATTGATATGGTACGGTATAATACCGCCGTGAAACAGATCCTGCCTGACAATAAACGTTACCTCACCACCTATGCCGCCACCGTATTTGACCAGCAATTGTATATCGGTACTTCGGATGGTGTATTCAGTACACCTTTGGACGGACAGCGGGACCTGAGTTTCCTGGAGAGCCGTTTCCGGCAGATAGACAATACTGCCGGCCAGGTATGGAGCATTGCCCAGGTAGAGCATCATCTGCTGATGGGACACCATGAAGGGGCTTTTGAGATAAAGGGAACGAAGGCGATCTCTTTGTCAGAACGCACAGGATGCTGGTTGTTCCAGCCCCTATCCTCGTATATGCTGGCCGGATGCTATAATGGCCTGCAGCTGATGCGTAAGGAAGGAGCTGGCTTGTCGGCCGCAAGACCGGTAAAGGGATTGTTTGAGTCCCTGCGCTTCCTGACGGTAGAAGACGACAGTATCATCTGGGCTTCTCATCCTTACCGGGGCGTATTCCGGATGCACCTGGACAGGGATACCATGCTACGCTATACGTTATACACGCAGAAGAATGGCTTACCGGCTGACTACAACAATTTTGTGTTCCGGATCAGGGGGCGGATGGTGGTAGCTACTCAGGCGGGGGCATATGAATATGATGCGGCCACAGACCGTTTTGTGCCTTCTCATTGGCTGTCGCCCATCCTGAAGGACGCCAGTCTGCAATACCTCTCTGAAGACGCCACCGGCAATGTCTGGTTCATTTCAGACAAGATGCCCGGCGTCATAGACTTTCATAAACCTGTGCCGGAACATGCGTACAGCATCGTGCATTTCCCGGAACTAAAGGGACAGATCGTGAACGGCTTTGAATTCCTGTATCCTTATAATGATGAGAATATTTTCGTAGGTGCAGAGAAAGGCATGTTCCATATCAACTACAAACATTACCGGCAAGCCAGGGAACAACCACTGGTGCTCATCAGCCAGGTGAGCGCTCATGGCAAGACAGACAGCCTGCTGTTCGGCGGATATCCCCCCATGGGAAAACAATCTTTCAAAGCAATGCCCAATGCCTTTTCCGGTTTTCATTTCGAATATGCATCGCCGGTATACAGCCAGGGTAATACCATTGAATACAGTTACAAGCTGAGCGGGTTTGACCAGCAATGGAGCGATTGGTCCGTGAAAACGGAAAAGGACTATACCAACCTCCCCTACGGTCATTATACTTTTTCAGTAAAAGCGAAAGACAACCTGGGTAATGTATCCCGCGCTGCTATGTATTCCTTCCGGATATTACCGGCCTGGTACCAGACGCCTCTCGCCAGGAGCGGCTATGTATTACTGGCACTGGCCGTACTGCTATGGGGCTATATCTACCAGAAAAGAAAATTCGCGCGGCAGCAACGCCGTTACCAGCAGAAACAGGAACAGTTAATATTGCGGCACAAGTTTGAGAAAGAGCAGCGGGAGAAAGAGCTGATCAGCCTTCAAAATGAAAAACTTACCACGGAGGTCCGCTTCAAGAATAAGGAACTGGCTACGGCTACCATGTACCTGCTGCACCGGGGCAAGGTATTATCTAATATTAAAGAAGAGTTATTGCTGGCAATAAAAAAGCTGGATCCATTGCCGGACAATGTATTTAAAAAAGTACTGCGCCTGTTTGAGGAAGCAGAAAACAATGAAGAGGACTGGGAGCAGTTTTCCCGGCATTTTGACGAGGTGCACAACAACTTCCTGTTCACGCTGAAGCGCAAGTACCCTGACCTGAGCACAACCGATCTAAAGTTATGCGCTTACCTGCGCATCAACCTCACCACAAAGGAAATAGCACAGTCGCTGGGCATCTCTGTAAGGGGCGTAGAAACCAGCAGGTACCGTTTACGAAAGAAACTGGAGCTGCCGGCAGAAACCAGCTTATACGATTTCCTGATAGCCATTACAGCCGAACCGGAGAAACCGGTGTGA